In a genomic window of Borrelia maritima:
- a CDS encoding Nif3-like dinuclear metal center hexameric protein, translated as MNVRNLSFRLNSIFDIKKYEHFDKNLNGLQVGNLNAEVNKVAFAVDASYSTLKEAKGNDFLITHHGIFWSKKERIVSNMYDKIKFLIENNLALYSVHLPMDVHSVYSHSRVFADFLGLKNPFAFADYGGFNLGIIADSDFSFSKILEKIKKENKNILFAKKFKEAVNKVAIVSGSGYSFFDEALYHGIDLFITGDTSHQIYSLAEEFGVNLIFAGHYFTETFGLIKLMEDLKIQEDLEVKFIYKDTNL; from the coding sequence TTGAATGTAAGGAATTTGTCTTTTAGGCTTAATTCAATTTTTGACATAAAGAAGTATGAGCATTTTGATAAAAATTTAAACGGACTTCAAGTGGGGAATCTCAATGCTGAGGTAAATAAGGTTGCCTTTGCAGTTGATGCTAGTTATTCAACTTTAAAAGAAGCAAAAGGGAATGATTTTTTGATCACCCATCATGGTATTTTTTGGTCAAAAAAAGAGCGTATTGTTTCTAATATGTATGATAAAATCAAATTTTTGATTGAAAATAATTTGGCTCTTTATTCTGTTCATTTACCTATGGATGTTCATTCTGTTTATTCACACAGCAGGGTGTTTGCAGATTTTTTAGGGTTAAAAAATCCTTTTGCTTTTGCAGATTATGGAGGATTTAATCTAGGAATTATTGCTGATTCTGATTTTAGCTTTTCTAAAATTTTAGAGAAAATTAAAAAGGAAAATAAAAATATTCTTTTTGCGAAAAAGTTTAAGGAGGCGGTAAATAAGGTTGCAATTGTTAGTGGCTCTGGGTATTCTTTTTTTGACGAGGCTTTGTATCATGGTATAGATTTGTTTATAACCGGCGATACTTCTCATCAAATATATTCTTTAGCAGAAGAATTCGGAGTGAATTTGATTTTTGCAGGGCATTATTTTACCGAAACTTTTGGCTTAATTAAATTGATGGAGGATCTCAAAATTCAAGAAGATTTGGAAGTTAAATTTATTTATAAAGATACTAATTTATAA
- the lspA gene encoding signal peptidase II has protein sequence MGAKSKQYFNIFVFIISLIFFDQLSKYLVVKYVKLGSIYFSFFENFFRIIHVRNTGILFSMGSNIHYSLKKIFFLIMPIFILIFVFYLSLKEKNCIARISLLLIFSGGAGNVVDRLFRPSGVVDFLDFKFYGIFGLDRWPTFNFADSYVVIGMILFLVNDFFIKRKALNT, from the coding sequence ATGGGTGCTAAAAGTAAACAATATTTCAATATTTTTGTATTTATTATTAGTTTGATTTTTTTTGATCAACTTTCTAAGTATTTGGTTGTGAAGTATGTCAAATTGGGTTCAATATATTTTTCTTTTTTTGAGAATTTTTTTAGAATAATTCATGTGAGAAACACAGGCATTTTGTTTTCTATGGGATCTAATATTCATTATAGTTTGAAAAAAATTTTTTTTCTTATAATGCCTATTTTCATTTTAATATTTGTTTTTTATCTTTCTTTGAAAGAAAAAAATTGCATTGCCAGGATTTCACTTTTATTGATTTTTTCAGGAGGAGCGGGAAATGTTGTTGATAGATTATTTAGACCTTCTGGAGTTGTAGATTTTTTAGATTTCAAATTTTATGGAATTTTTGGACTTGATAGATGGCCCACTTTTAATTTTGCAGATAGCTATGTTGTTATAGGAATGATTTTATTTTTAGTTAATGATTTTTTTATAAAAAGAAAAGCGCTTAATACATGA
- a CDS encoding TIGR00282 family metallophosphoesterase: MSLRVLIAGEVVGKSGIIAIKSFLSSFKIEKKIDFVISGNNFTTGLRGLGKKHAFLLRKYGVDVLTLGENAFARPDLSDDLDKYNFILKPLNCPAKLKGYSYFIYNINGKKLAVMRIVGQTGATKYKFNHPFYSFDFFYQRIKMQTNNIIVLFDSNTTAEVNALFFYLKSRVSACLGTGKRILTADLRILDNTAIITDLGRVGSLDSVIGYTPSLEVDKFLKGFLSQRFIESWEGLGFNGVLIDIDDNGHSFSVEAIRKYIDYKPSLKDIDII; encoded by the coding sequence GTGTCTTTAAGGGTTTTAATTGCTGGCGAGGTTGTTGGTAAATCTGGAATTATTGCGATAAAATCTTTTTTATCATCCTTTAAGATAGAAAAAAAGATTGACTTTGTAATATCTGGAAATAATTTTACTACAGGTTTAAGGGGTCTTGGCAAGAAACATGCCTTTTTATTAAGAAAGTATGGAGTTGATGTATTAACATTAGGTGAAAATGCTTTTGCAAGACCTGATTTGTCTGATGATCTTGATAAATATAATTTTATTTTAAAACCTTTAAATTGTCCTGCAAAATTAAAAGGATATTCTTATTTTATTTATAATATTAATGGTAAAAAGTTGGCTGTTATGAGAATTGTAGGTCAAACAGGAGCAACTAAATATAAATTTAATCATCCTTTTTATAGTTTTGATTTTTTTTATCAAAGAATTAAAATGCAAACAAACAATATTATTGTTCTTTTTGATTCAAATACTACGGCCGAAGTTAATGCTTTGTTTTTTTATTTAAAATCAAGAGTTAGTGCTTGTCTTGGAACTGGAAAAAGGATTTTAACAGCTGATTTGAGAATTTTGGACAATACTGCTATTATAACTGATTTAGGTAGAGTTGGGAGCTTGGATAGTGTTATCGGGTATACTCCTAGTTTAGAGGTAGATAAATTTTTGAAAGGATTTTTAAGTCAAAGATTTATTGAATCTTGGGAGGGGCTTGGTTTTAACGGAGTGTTAATTGACATCGATGATAATGGGCATTCTTTTTCTGTGGAAGCTATTAGAAAATATATAGATTATAAACCAAGTTTAAAAGATATAGATATTATTTGA
- the murA gene encoding UDP-N-acetylglucosamine 1-carboxyvinyltransferase, producing the protein MHSYIVEGGYKIGGQITASGNKNSALPCILAALLTDEDVILENIPNINDVKVVLDILSDIGADIVRDGNTLKIKVLNVVKTEIDSSLTDLIRASILLLGPFVSRFGGIDMALPGGDVIGKRRLDTHFYGLCKLGAKLSTKDGRIILKANKLVGTEMFLDEASVTATENIIMAAVLAEGKTVIMNAACEPHVQDLCNMLNSMGANILGIGSNVLEIKGVKKLSGTIFRIGADFMQVGSLISLAALTGGELEIKKADPHHFRLIRYVYSRLGINFEYDRENVYVRDRQELKVKLDFGGHIPKIDDGPWPAFPTDLMSIIIVTATQVEGTVLVFEKMFESRMFFVDKLIKMGARIVLCDPHRVVVTGKSPLKGNVLSSPDVRAGMSLLIAAFVAEGCSEIQNVYQIERGYEDVVSKLINLGAKIKKVKSL; encoded by the coding sequence ATGCATAGTTATATTGTAGAAGGTGGTTATAAGATAGGTGGTCAAATTACAGCTAGTGGGAACAAGAATTCTGCTTTACCTTGTATTTTAGCTGCTTTGCTTACCGATGAAGATGTTATTTTGGAAAATATTCCTAATATTAATGATGTGAAAGTCGTTTTAGATATTTTAAGTGATATAGGAGCAGATATTGTAAGAGATGGGAATACTTTAAAAATAAAAGTTCTAAATGTTGTAAAAACAGAAATAGATTCTTCTCTTACAGATTTAATTAGGGCTTCTATACTTTTATTGGGACCTTTTGTTTCTAGATTTGGGGGAATAGATATGGCGCTTCCAGGAGGAGATGTGATTGGGAAAAGGCGCCTTGATACTCATTTTTATGGTCTTTGCAAATTAGGAGCTAAGTTAAGCACAAAGGATGGAAGAATTATTTTAAAGGCCAACAAGCTTGTTGGAACCGAAATGTTTTTAGATGAAGCTTCTGTTACAGCTACAGAAAATATTATTATGGCCGCAGTTCTTGCTGAAGGTAAGACTGTTATTATGAATGCCGCTTGTGAGCCGCATGTTCAAGATTTATGCAATATGCTTAATTCAATGGGCGCTAATATTTTAGGCATTGGTTCAAATGTTTTAGAAATAAAAGGTGTAAAAAAATTAAGTGGAACAATATTTAGAATAGGAGCTGATTTTATGCAAGTTGGATCTTTAATTAGTCTTGCTGCATTGACAGGGGGCGAATTGGAGATTAAAAAAGCAGATCCCCATCATTTCAGGTTAATTAGGTATGTGTATTCAAGACTTGGTATTAATTTCGAATACGATAGGGAAAATGTATATGTAAGAGATAGACAAGAATTAAAAGTGAAGTTAGATTTTGGTGGGCACATCCCAAAAATTGATGATGGTCCGTGGCCAGCTTTCCCAACAGATCTTATGAGTATTATTATAGTTACTGCAACTCAAGTAGAAGGAACAGTTCTTGTTTTTGAGAAGATGTTTGAATCTAGAATGTTTTTTGTAGACAAGTTAATAAAAATGGGGGCTCGAATTGTGCTTTGCGATCCGCATCGTGTAGTAGTTACGGGCAAATCTCCTCTTAAGGGTAATGTTTTGTCTTCTCCAGATGTACGGGCAGGAATGTCTCTTCTTATTGCGGCTTTTGTTGCTGAAGGTTGCAGCGAGATTCAAAATGTTTATCAAATTGAAAGGGGATACGAAGATGTAGTTAGCAAATTAATTAATTTGGGGGCAAAAATCAAAAAAGTTAAAAGTCTATAG